In Palaemon carinicauda isolate YSFRI2023 chromosome 14, ASM3689809v2, whole genome shotgun sequence, the following proteins share a genomic window:
- the LOC137653029 gene encoding uncharacterized protein → MASQVSVYILSSLPPLSLHPLFSSPSLITSSLLFPLPHYILSSLPPPSLHPLFPPILHHLFPFLPSYILSSLPPLSLHPLFSSPSLITSSLLFPLPHYILSSLPPPSLHPLFSSPSLITSSLLFPLPHYILSSHSSLATSSLLFPLSHYILSSLPPPSLHPLFSSPSLITSSLLFPLPHYILSSLPPPSLHPLFPFLPSYILSSLPPLSLHPLFSSPSLITSSLLFPLPHYILCSLPYCIISSHSSLATSSLLFPLPHYILSSFPYCISSHLPHSSHTTSPLPFPLPHSSLTPPPLRQDSTPEQYSPTKGDTSTFHPFPTTLDQGTFHFGHYCINITRRRTSSSAHKQKKKQNEIRFAMEGNARLPKTGASRLAIRRNGNKTTIQAQTGTPGI, encoded by the exons ATGGCCTCCCAGGTCTCAGT CTACATCCTCTCTTCTCTTCCCCCTCTCTCATTACATCCTCTCTTCTCTTCCCCCTCCCTCATTACATCCTCTCTTCTCTTCCCCCTCCCTCATTACATCCTCTCTTCTCTTCCCCCTCCCTCATTACATCCTCTCTTCCCTCCCATATTGCATCATCTCTTCCCATTCCTCCCTAGCTACATCCTCTCTTCTCTTCCCCCTCTCTCATTACATCCTCTCTTCTCTTCCCCCTCCCTCATTACATCCTCTCTTCTCTTCCCCCTCCCTCATTACATCCTCTCTTCTCTTCCCCCTCCCTCATTACATCCTCTCTTCTCTTCCCCCTCCCTCATTACATCCTCTCTTCTCTTCCCCCTCCCTCATTACATCCTCTCTTCCCATTCCTCCCTAGCTACATCCTCTCTTCTCTTCCCCCTCTCTCATTACATCCTCTCTTCTCTTCCCCCTCCCTCATTACATCCTCTCTTCTCTTCCCCCTCCCTCATTACATCCTCTCTTCTCTTCCCCCTCCCTCATTACATCCTCTCTTCTCTTCCCCCTCCCTCATTACATCCTCTCTTCCCATTCCTCCCTAGCTACATCCTCTCTTCTCTTCCCCCTCTCTCATTACATCCTCTCTTCTCTTCCCCCTCCCTCATTACATCCTCTCTTCTCTTCCCCCTCCCTCATTACATCCTCTGTTCCCTCCCATATTGCATCATCTCTTCCCATTCCTCCCTAGCTACATCCTCTCTTCTCTTCCCCCTCCCTCATtacatcctctcttccttcccataTTGCATCTCTTCCCACCTCCCCCATTCCTCCCATACAACAtcccctctccccttccccctccctcattcctccctgaccccccccccccttagacagGATTCAACACCAGAACAATATTCCCCAACCAAAGGGGACACTTCAACTTTTCATCCTTTCCCAACGACATTGGATCAAGGGACGTTTCATTTCGGTCATTATTGCATCAATATTACAAGAAGGAGGACAAG TTCATCTGCTCATAAAcagaagaagaaacagaacgaaATTAGATTTGCCATGGAAGGCAACGCTCGACTTCCCAAGACCGGCGCATCTCGCCTAGCCATCAGGCGTAATGGAAACAAAACGACAATCCAGGCCCAAACTGGAACCCCTGGAATATAA